Proteins encoded together in one Agromyces sp. 3263 window:
- the gcvT gene encoding glycine cleavage system aminomethyltransferase GcvT, whose amino-acid sequence MTDPGTTDTGTTDTGATERRSPLDEVHRAAGASFTDFAGWQMPVRYSSDLAEHHAVREHAGLFDLSHMGEIIVVGPEAAESLDYALAGKLSAIALGQAKYSLLLDRDGGVIDDLVVYRTGEDRYMVVANASNREVVAEELRDRTSPFDTEVFDESDDIALIALQGPDALEVLQQTPGFGMQGPGNDEEDFVTALANLKYYRAIAAEYEGQPVLVARTGYTGEDGFELYVAPDVAARLWDALRETGGPRVVPCGLASRDTLRLEAGMPLYGHELGRDILPVQAGLGRVVALTKEGDFVGRTAIEQGPATDAPVLVGLAAEGRRAARADYEVYDGAGEEATRVGVVTSGALSPTLGHPVAMAFVAPEAAEPGRELFVDVRGTRVAASVVALPFYKRQA is encoded by the coding sequence GTGACCGACCCCGGAACGACCGACACCGGCACCACCGACACCGGTGCCACCGAACGCCGGAGCCCCCTCGACGAGGTGCACCGCGCCGCGGGCGCGAGCTTCACCGACTTCGCCGGGTGGCAGATGCCGGTGCGCTACTCCAGCGACCTCGCCGAGCACCACGCCGTGCGCGAGCATGCCGGCCTCTTCGACCTGTCGCACATGGGCGAGATCATCGTGGTCGGCCCCGAGGCCGCCGAGTCGCTCGACTACGCCCTCGCCGGCAAGCTCTCGGCGATCGCGCTGGGCCAGGCGAAGTACTCCCTCCTGCTCGACCGCGACGGGGGCGTCATCGACGACCTCGTCGTCTACCGCACCGGCGAGGACCGCTACATGGTGGTCGCGAACGCGTCGAATCGCGAGGTCGTCGCCGAGGAGCTGCGCGACCGCACCTCGCCGTTCGACACCGAGGTGTTCGACGAGAGCGACGACATCGCGCTCATCGCCCTGCAGGGTCCCGACGCGCTCGAGGTGCTGCAGCAGACGCCGGGCTTCGGCATGCAGGGTCCCGGCAACGACGAGGAGGACTTCGTCACCGCGCTCGCGAACCTCAAGTACTACCGGGCGATCGCCGCCGAGTACGAGGGCCAGCCGGTGCTCGTCGCACGCACCGGTTACACCGGCGAGGACGGCTTCGAGCTGTACGTCGCCCCCGACGTGGCCGCACGCCTCTGGGACGCCCTCCGCGAGACCGGCGGCCCCCGCGTGGTGCCGTGCGGACTCGCGAGCCGCGACACCCTGCGCCTCGAGGCGGGCATGCCGCTCTACGGCCACGAGCTCGGCCGCGACATCCTGCCGGTGCAGGCCGGCCTCGGCCGCGTGGTCGCGCTCACGAAGGAGGGCGACTTCGTCGGTCGCACCGCCATCGAGCAGGGCCCGGCGACGGATGCCCCCGTGCTGGTCGGCCTGGCCGCCGAAGGCCGCCGTGCGGCCCGCGCCGACTACGAGGTCTACGACGGTGCGGGCGAGGAGGCCACGCGCGTCGGCGTCGTGACGAGCGGCGCCCTGTCGCCGACGCTCGGCCACCCCGTCGCCATGGCGTTCGTCGCGCCCGAGGCCGCCGAGCCCGGCCGCGAGCTCTTCGTCGATGTGCGCGGAACGCGGGTCGCGGCATCCGTCGTCGCCCTGCCCTTCTACAAGCGCCAGGCCTGA
- a CDS encoding NrtR DNA-binding winged helix domain-containing protein, whose product MSQQHDRGAQARLAVSTVIFALSPDAGAASPSLRIPLVRRLREPGAGRWALPGGWLPVDEALDEAAARTLGETTGLAPRYLEQLYTFGAPDRSPDERVVSVVYWALVHSDEVERAVSDENVQWFDEDALPDLAFDHRQIIDYALWRLRTKLQYSRIAHALLGDTFTMAELRGVHEAVLRRRLDPANFRRTMEASGTLVDTGRRLAGTPHRPPALYRFDTGAGPAASVPPAITAPPALQRTNP is encoded by the coding sequence ATGTCGCAGCAGCACGATCGCGGCGCGCAGGCACGGCTCGCCGTCTCGACGGTCATCTTCGCCCTGAGCCCCGACGCCGGCGCGGCCTCGCCGAGCCTCCGCATCCCGCTCGTGCGACGCCTCCGCGAACCCGGTGCGGGTCGCTGGGCGCTCCCCGGCGGCTGGCTCCCCGTCGACGAGGCGCTCGACGAGGCGGCCGCGCGCACGCTCGGCGAGACCACCGGGCTGGCCCCGCGCTACCTCGAGCAGCTGTACACGTTCGGCGCGCCCGACCGCTCCCCCGACGAGCGGGTGGTGTCGGTCGTGTACTGGGCGCTCGTGCACTCCGACGAGGTCGAGCGCGCCGTCTCCGACGAGAACGTGCAGTGGTTCGACGAGGACGCGCTGCCCGACCTCGCGTTCGATCACCGCCAGATCATCGACTACGCGCTCTGGCGGCTGCGCACCAAGCTGCAGTACTCCCGCATCGCGCACGCGCTGCTCGGCGACACCTTCACCATGGCCGAGTTGCGGGGCGTGCACGAGGCCGTGCTGCGCCGCCGACTCGACCCGGCGAACTTCCGCCGCACCATGGAGGCCTCAGGCACGCTCGTGGACACGGGCCGACGCCTCGCGGGCACGCCGCATCGCCCGCCCGCTTTGTACCGCTTCGACACGGGCGCCGGCCCCGCGGCATCCGTCCCCCCGGCCATCACCGCACCACCCGCACTGCAGAGGACGAACCCATGA
- the nadA gene encoding quinolinate synthase NadA: MTIAPPPPVRDAGATRAAASVDRTIRLITTGATSGAACAPELAKGPWEFDAGPAGYGPGSSMGDVIPTGSPRQGRLPAEYREASDAELHDRIRAAKATLGDRVVVLGHFYQRDEVIEHADFVGDSFQLANAALTRPDAEAIVFCGVHFMAETADLLSTPEQAVILPNLAAGCSMADMADESSVEECWEQLADLYGDLDAADADGRVPVIPVTYMNSSAALKGFVGRHGGIVCTSSNARTVLEWAFERGQRVLFFPDQHLGRNTAKAMGVPLEQMPMWNPRKALGGNTASELEDARVILWHGFCSVHKRFTVDQIATARETHPGVQVIVHPECPMAVVDAADAAGSTDFIVKAIQAAPAGSIFAIGTEINLVQRLAAEYPQHEIFCLDPVVCPCSTMYRIHPGYLAWVLEELVAGRVVNRITVPEAVADPARLALERMLAAKPPAPAVTGA; the protein is encoded by the coding sequence ATGACCATCGCACCTCCTCCCCCCGTCCGCGACGCGGGCGCGACGCGCGCGGCGGCATCCGTCGATCGCACCATCCGGCTCATCACGACCGGCGCGACCTCGGGCGCCGCCTGCGCGCCCGAGCTGGCGAAGGGCCCGTGGGAGTTCGACGCCGGCCCCGCCGGCTACGGACCCGGCTCGTCGATGGGCGATGTCATCCCCACCGGGTCGCCGCGCCAGGGCCGACTCCCGGCCGAGTACCGCGAGGCGAGCGACGCCGAGCTGCACGACCGCATCCGCGCCGCGAAGGCGACGCTCGGCGACCGCGTCGTCGTGCTCGGCCACTTCTACCAGCGCGACGAGGTGATCGAGCACGCCGACTTCGTGGGCGACTCGTTCCAGCTCGCCAACGCGGCGCTCACCCGGCCCGACGCCGAGGCGATCGTGTTCTGCGGCGTGCACTTCATGGCCGAGACCGCCGACCTGCTCTCCACCCCCGAGCAGGCCGTGATCCTACCGAACCTCGCCGCCGGGTGCTCGATGGCCGACATGGCCGACGAGTCGAGCGTCGAGGAGTGCTGGGAGCAGCTCGCCGACCTGTACGGCGACCTCGACGCGGCCGACGCCGACGGTCGCGTCCCGGTGATCCCGGTCACCTACATGAACTCCTCGGCGGCGCTGAAGGGCTTCGTGGGCCGCCACGGCGGCATCGTCTGCACCTCGTCGAACGCGCGCACGGTGCTCGAGTGGGCGTTCGAGCGCGGGCAGCGGGTGCTCTTCTTCCCCGACCAGCACCTCGGCCGCAACACCGCCAAGGCCATGGGCGTGCCGCTCGAGCAGATGCCCATGTGGAACCCGCGCAAGGCGCTCGGCGGCAACACGGCGAGCGAACTCGAGGACGCCCGGGTCATCCTCTGGCACGGCTTCTGCTCGGTGCACAAGCGCTTCACGGTCGACCAGATCGCCACCGCGCGCGAGACGCACCCCGGCGTACAGGTCATCGTGCACCCCGAGTGCCCGATGGCGGTCGTCGACGCCGCGGATGCCGCGGGCTCGACGGACTTCATCGTGAAGGCCATCCAGGCCGCCCCGGCGGGCTCGATCTTCGCCATCGGTACCGAGATCAACCTGGTGCAGCGGCTCGCGGCGGAATACCCGCAGCACGAGATCTTCTGCCTCGACCCGGTGGTCTGCCCCTGCTCGACGATGTACCGCATCCACCCCGGCTACCTCGCCTGGGTGCTCGAGGAACTCGTGGCGGGCCGCGTGGTGAACCGCATCACGGTGCCCGAGGCGGTCGCCGACCCGGCCCGACTCGCGCTCGAGCGGATGCTCGCCGCGAAGCCGCCGGCCCCAGCGGTGACGGGAGCCTGA
- the nadB gene encoding L-aspartate oxidase, translating to MAHVLVVGGGIAGLWTAVKAADAGHTVELVTKAELADGNTRHAQGGIAAALFPDDSAERHYDDTIAAGAGLSDPAAVRVLCDEGPARVRDLIRFGVAFDRGESGLERGLEAAHSRARILHAGGDATGAAIESALVATVRRRAVRVHEGTMLADLLVRDGRVVGARVLAASGAVVDLAADAVVLATGGSGCLYRYTTNPDVATGDGVAAAWRAGAAVADLEFVQFHPTALAAPGTPLISEAVRGEGAVLRDRDGERFMLEVDPRGELAPRDVVARAVWRRLAAQDGEPVLLDATALGAEFLARRFPSLDAACRAAGFEWGREPVPVTPAAHYAMGGVATDLDGRTGLAGLWAVGETARTGVHGANRLASNSLLEAAVFADRAARSLDDAWPDAATASPTASIASGAPSRLPSAGTPARHTGGPAVGRGVSADPSSISAQEVVDRAELQALMWEHAGLERDAAGLAAASARLDRWRAPDGLDRRSAEDRNLLDLARLTVAAALARAESVGAHFRTDDPATAADAAGIGATSARDSHSTAHAAARTAFEEAA from the coding sequence ATGGCGCACGTGCTGGTCGTCGGCGGCGGCATCGCGGGCCTCTGGACCGCGGTGAAAGCCGCCGACGCCGGGCACACGGTCGAGCTCGTCACGAAGGCCGAGCTGGCCGACGGCAACACCCGGCACGCGCAGGGCGGGATCGCCGCGGCCCTGTTCCCCGACGACTCGGCCGAGCGTCACTACGACGACACCATCGCCGCGGGCGCCGGCCTCTCCGACCCCGCCGCGGTGCGGGTGCTCTGCGACGAGGGGCCGGCTCGCGTGCGCGACCTCATCCGATTCGGGGTGGCGTTCGATCGCGGCGAGTCGGGCCTCGAACGCGGGCTCGAGGCGGCGCACTCCCGCGCGCGCATCCTGCACGCCGGCGGTGACGCGACCGGGGCGGCGATCGAGTCGGCGCTCGTCGCCACCGTCCGGCGCCGCGCCGTGCGGGTGCACGAGGGCACGATGCTCGCCGACCTGCTGGTGCGCGACGGGCGCGTCGTCGGGGCCCGCGTGCTCGCGGCATCCGGAGCCGTGGTCGACCTCGCTGCCGACGCGGTGGTGCTCGCGACCGGCGGCAGTGGATGCCTCTACCGGTATACGACGAACCCCGACGTGGCCACGGGCGACGGCGTGGCCGCCGCCTGGCGCGCGGGCGCCGCGGTGGCAGACCTCGAATTCGTGCAGTTCCACCCCACCGCGCTCGCGGCGCCCGGCACTCCGCTCATCTCCGAGGCCGTGCGCGGTGAGGGCGCGGTGCTCCGCGACCGCGACGGCGAACGGTTCATGCTCGAGGTGGATCCCCGCGGCGAGCTCGCGCCGCGCGACGTGGTCGCGCGGGCGGTGTGGCGGCGCCTGGCCGCGCAGGACGGCGAGCCCGTGCTGCTCGACGCCACGGCGCTCGGCGCGGAGTTCCTCGCGCGTCGGTTCCCGAGCCTCGACGCCGCCTGCCGCGCGGCCGGCTTCGAGTGGGGACGCGAGCCCGTGCCGGTGACCCCCGCCGCGCACTACGCCATGGGCGGCGTGGCGACCGACCTCGACGGCCGCACCGGCCTGGCGGGGCTGTGGGCCGTCGGCGAGACCGCACGCACCGGTGTGCACGGCGCCAACCGGCTCGCGTCGAACTCGCTGCTCGAGGCGGCGGTGTTCGCCGACCGGGCCGCGCGTTCGCTCGATGACGCCTGGCCGGACGCGGCGACCGCCTCCCCGACCGCCTCCATTGCGTCAGGGGCGCCGTCTCGGCTCCCATCAGCAGGAACTCCGGCGCGGCACACCGGCGGCCCGGCTGTCGGTCGCGGCGTGTCGGCGGATCCTTCCTCCATTTCGGCCCAGGAGGTCGTGGATCGGGCGGAACTCCAGGCCCTCATGTGGGAGCACGCCGGACTCGAGCGCGACGCGGCGGGCCTGGCCGCGGCATCCGCTCGGCTCGACAGGTGGCGCGCACCCGACGGGCTCGACCGCCGCTCGGCCGAGGACCGCAACCTGCTCGACCTCGCGCGGCTCACCGTGGCCGCGGCGCTGGCCCGTGCCGAGAGCGTCGGCGCGCACTTCCGCACGGATGACCCGGCGACCGCCGCGGATGCCGCCGGCATCGGCGCCACGTCGGCTCGCGATTCCCACTCGACGGCTCACGCCGCCGCGCGCACCGCCTTCGAGGAGGCCGCCTGA
- the nadC gene encoding carboxylating nicotinate-nucleotide diphosphorylase, whose amino-acid sequence MTDHREIDRIVTAALDEDAPWGDLTSETLIPADATATAELVAREPGVLSGIDVFAAAFRLVDARIAVEALAADGDAFDTGAVLARVQGPARGILTAERVGLNLVQRMSGVAGLTARYVAAVAGTGARIVDTRKTTPGLRSLERQAVRDGGGRNHRRSLSDAIMAKDNHLAVLTAGGRDLATALREARERMPHTAHLEVEVDRLDQLDAVLDGGADTIMLDNFSLDDLGTGVQRIAGRAVVEASGGVSLDTVAAIAATGVDVISVGALTHSARALDLGLDVVISAGPGASGAAP is encoded by the coding sequence ATGACCGACCACCGCGAGATCGACCGCATCGTCACGGCCGCGCTCGACGAGGACGCGCCCTGGGGCGACCTCACGAGCGAGACCCTGATCCCAGCGGATGCCACGGCCACGGCCGAGCTCGTCGCCCGTGAGCCCGGAGTGCTCAGCGGCATCGACGTGTTCGCGGCGGCGTTCCGGCTGGTCGACGCGCGCATCGCCGTCGAGGCGCTCGCCGCCGACGGCGACGCGTTCGACACGGGAGCGGTGCTCGCCCGCGTGCAGGGGCCGGCCCGCGGCATCCTCACCGCGGAGCGCGTCGGCCTCAACCTGGTGCAGCGCATGTCGGGCGTCGCGGGCCTCACGGCACGCTACGTCGCCGCCGTCGCGGGCACGGGCGCGCGCATCGTGGACACCCGGAAGACCACGCCCGGGCTGCGCAGCCTCGAGCGCCAGGCCGTGCGCGATGGCGGCGGCCGCAACCACCGTCGTTCGCTCTCGGACGCGATCATGGCGAAGGACAACCATCTCGCGGTGCTCACCGCCGGGGGCCGCGACCTCGCGACGGCGCTGCGCGAGGCGCGCGAGCGGATGCCGCACACCGCCCATCTGGAGGTCGAGGTCGACCGGCTCGACCAGCTCGACGCCGTGCTCGACGGGGGCGCCGACACGATCATGCTCGACAACTTCTCGCTCGACGACCTGGGCACGGGCGTGCAGCGGATCGCCGGGCGGGCGGTCGTCGAGGCATCCGGCGGGGTCTCGCTCGACACGGTCGCGGCGATCGCGGCGACCGGCGTCGACGTCATCTCGGTGGGCGCGCTCACGCACTCGGCGCGAGCCCTCGACCTCGGGCTCGACGTGGTGATCTCAGCCGGCCCGGGTGCCTCGGGGGCGGCACCGTGA
- a CDS encoding cysteine desulfurase family protein, translated as MIFLDHAATTPVRREALEAMWPYLTGSFGNPSSRHGLGDEAARALAAARAEVAAVVGVRPGDVVFTGGGTEADNLAVKGMALANPRGRHVLVSPIEHEAVLESAAYLARVHGFTVEMLEVDEHGIVHPEALARRIREDTTLVSVQLANNEIGTVQPVAELAAVAHAAGALMHTDAVQAAGWLPLGLDGLGADALSLAGHKVGAPKGTGALVVRGRIPLEPVLHGGGQERGRRSGTENVAGAVAFATALRLAEAERADAATRVGALGADLAARVVAAVPGAVLTGDPVRRLPGTVSFVFPGTSGEAVLLELERDGVVCSSGSACAAGSDEPSHVLTAIGIPADLAQTAVRFTLGAETTAEEITDAAAAVARAVSAVRNIVES; from the coding sequence GTGATCTTCCTCGACCACGCCGCGACGACGCCCGTGCGCCGGGAGGCGCTCGAGGCGATGTGGCCGTACCTCACGGGGTCGTTCGGCAATCCGTCGAGCCGGCACGGGCTCGGCGACGAGGCCGCGCGTGCGCTCGCGGCGGCCCGTGCGGAGGTGGCCGCCGTGGTCGGCGTCCGCCCGGGGGACGTCGTCTTCACGGGCGGCGGCACCGAGGCCGACAACCTCGCGGTGAAGGGCATGGCGCTCGCGAACCCCCGCGGCCGGCACGTGCTCGTGTCCCCGATCGAGCACGAGGCGGTGCTCGAGTCGGCCGCCTACCTGGCCCGCGTGCACGGCTTCACCGTGGAGATGCTCGAGGTCGACGAGCACGGCATCGTGCATCCCGAGGCGCTCGCCCGACGTATCCGCGAGGACACGACGCTGGTCTCCGTGCAGCTCGCGAACAACGAGATCGGCACCGTGCAGCCCGTCGCCGAGCTCGCCGCGGTCGCCCATGCCGCCGGTGCGCTCATGCACACGGATGCGGTGCAGGCGGCCGGCTGGCTTCCCCTCGGGCTCGACGGGCTGGGCGCCGACGCCCTCTCGCTCGCCGGGCACAAGGTCGGCGCGCCCAAGGGCACGGGCGCGCTCGTCGTGCGCGGGCGGATCCCGCTCGAGCCGGTGCTGCACGGCGGCGGACAGGAGCGCGGACGTCGCTCGGGCACCGAGAACGTGGCGGGCGCCGTCGCGTTCGCCACCGCGCTGCGGCTCGCCGAGGCCGAGCGGGCGGATGCCGCGACCCGCGTCGGCGCGCTGGGCGCCGACCTCGCCGCACGCGTCGTCGCGGCGGTGCCGGGCGCCGTGCTGACCGGCGACCCCGTGCGGCGACTGCCCGGGACGGTGTCGTTCGTCTTCCCGGGCACCAGCGGCGAAGCGGTGCTGCTCGAGCTCGAGCGCGACGGCGTGGTCTGCTCCAGCGGGTCGGCGTGTGCCGCGGGGAGCGACGAGCCGTCGCACGTGCTCACGGCGATCGGCATCCCGGCCGACCTCGCGCAGACGGCGGTGCGGTTCACGCTGGGCGCCGAGACGACGGCCGAGGAGATCACGGATGCCGCGGCAGCGGTCGCCCGCGCAGTGTCGGCGGTCCGCAATATCGTGGAGTCATGA
- a CDS encoding DHA2 family efflux MFS transporter permease subunit, translating into MTERAVPDLTAPEAARLDAAATHPHTDSDVEALHGARNNRVIWLLLASAFVVILNETIMGVAIPHLVTDLGITISQAQWLTTAFMLTMAVVIPITGFLLQRFATRPIFIAAMSLFSTGTLIAALAPGFEVLLLARVVQASGTAIMMPLLMTTLMTLVAAADRGRFMGRVSIVMSVAPAIGPTISGLILSFLSWRFMFWLVLPIALTMLVIGIRRVENVSEPRAIPIDVFSVILSAFGFGGLVYGLSLVGGVVSGIEHPAAMVVSLVVGVLGIGGFIWRQLLLQRRERALLDLRTFRSGNFSISVGLMVVMMAALFGTIILLPIYMQDVLHLTPLATGLLLLPGGLIMGLFGPTVGRLFDRYGPTPLLVPGSIVVSGVLWSLTMVTDHTSPWLVLAAHVALSTGLAFMFTPLFTSALGSVEPRLYSHGSAIVGTVQQVAGAAGTALFVTVMTAGTVAVAATGASAEVAQTAGIRSAFLVGAILSILAIVGSFFVRKPADMMTHAREDAVFEEPAEA; encoded by the coding sequence GTGACCGAACGCGCCGTTCCAGACCTGACCGCGCCCGAGGCCGCACGCCTCGACGCGGCCGCCACTCACCCGCACACCGACTCCGATGTCGAGGCGCTCCACGGGGCGCGCAACAACCGCGTCATCTGGCTGCTCCTGGCCTCCGCCTTCGTCGTCATCCTCAACGAGACGATCATGGGCGTGGCGATCCCCCACCTGGTCACCGACCTGGGCATCACCATCTCGCAGGCGCAGTGGCTGACCACCGCCTTCATGCTGACGATGGCGGTCGTCATCCCCATCACCGGCTTCCTGCTGCAGCGATTCGCGACGAGGCCGATCTTCATCGCCGCGATGTCGCTCTTCTCGACCGGCACGCTGATCGCGGCCCTGGCGCCGGGCTTCGAGGTGCTCCTCCTCGCCCGCGTGGTGCAGGCGAGCGGCACGGCCATCATGATGCCGCTGCTCATGACGACGCTCATGACACTCGTGGCGGCCGCCGATCGAGGCCGGTTCATGGGCCGGGTGTCGATCGTCATGTCGGTCGCGCCCGCCATCGGCCCGACGATCTCCGGGCTGATTCTGAGCTTCCTCTCGTGGCGGTTCATGTTCTGGCTGGTGCTGCCGATCGCCCTGACGATGCTCGTCATCGGCATCCGGCGCGTCGAGAACGTCAGCGAGCCGCGCGCCATCCCCATCGACGTCTTCTCGGTCATCCTCTCGGCGTTCGGCTTCGGCGGCCTCGTCTACGGCCTGAGCCTCGTCGGCGGCGTCGTCAGCGGCATCGAGCACCCGGCCGCGATGGTCGTCTCCCTCGTGGTGGGCGTCCTCGGCATCGGGGGATTCATCTGGCGCCAGCTGCTCCTCCAGCGACGCGAGCGGGCGCTGCTCGACCTGCGCACCTTCCGCTCGGGCAACTTCTCGATCTCGGTCGGGCTCATGGTCGTGATGATGGCGGCGCTGTTCGGCACCATCATCCTGCTCCCCATCTACATGCAGGACGTGCTGCACCTCACGCCGCTGGCGACCGGCCTGCTGCTGCTTCCCGGTGGCCTGATCATGGGGCTCTTCGGCCCCACGGTCGGCCGGCTGTTCGACCGCTACGGGCCGACGCCGCTGCTCGTGCCCGGCAGCATCGTGGTGAGCGGCGTGCTCTGGTCGCTCACGATGGTGACCGACCACACCTCGCCCTGGCTGGTACTCGCCGCGCACGTCGCGCTGTCGACGGGTCTCGCCTTCATGTTCACGCCGCTGTTCACGTCGGCCCTCGGCTCGGTCGAACCGCGCCTCTATTCGCACGGCTCCGCGATCGTGGGCACCGTGCAGCAGGTAGCCGGGGCGGCGGGCACCGCGCTCTTCGTGACGGTGATGACCGCGGGCACCGTCGCCGTCGCCGCGACGGGCGCATCCGCCGAGGTGGCCCAGACCGCCGGCATCCGCTCGGCCTTCCTGGTCGGCGCGATCCTGTCGATCCTCGCCATCGTCGGCTCGTTCTTCGTGCGCAAGCCCGCCGACATGATGACGCACGCGCGTGAGGATGCCGTGTTCGAGGAGCCCGCCGAGGCGTGA
- a CDS encoding VWA domain-containing protein: protein MAIVGIVASGVYLWVGGHLSPLFAAAESGCAETEQIVVVADTSIAPALTELAKDYDASSDACVETVIKSQDSADTAAVIASGGADADAWVPESSVWVDRMAATAASLGQTAPEVEVGEPIASTPVVLAAAATTAAEVASEPVTWTRVLGGGLPTILPDPEASSASLAGLMALRGHSSPDDPRQFAGAMIELGKTIPASTSAAFGALAASQQPSVVLTTEAQVADYNLDEPAETLVAAYPADGTVLLDYPFVQLPAAVDPEGTASADSTAAAAEARTELLTAFADAARADTERLAAAGFRAGDGSGTLDIPGLAVDGPAAAAAQLDPAAQLEILRAWAVLTLRSRMLAVIDVSGSMEEPAENGLRRIDIFQQAAIGAMEKFSGEVEMGVWVFSTARNGDLDYEDLSPIAPLADLAHKQEIAGIIQSLPARLGGATGLYDTTLAAMKRVRETYDPEKVNSVLLITDGKNEDENGIDLDTLLAELAKMDDPAKPVPVIMIGFGPDTDLAAMQRIAQATKGAAYSASRPEDLSTVLVDALSQRTCRPNCG, encoded by the coding sequence GTGGCCATCGTCGGCATCGTCGCATCCGGGGTCTACCTGTGGGTCGGCGGCCACCTCTCCCCGCTCTTCGCGGCCGCCGAGAGCGGCTGCGCCGAGACCGAGCAGATCGTGGTCGTCGCCGACACGTCCATCGCGCCGGCGCTCACCGAACTCGCGAAGGACTACGACGCGTCGTCCGACGCGTGCGTCGAGACCGTGATCAAGTCGCAGGACTCGGCCGACACCGCCGCAGTCATCGCGTCGGGCGGCGCCGATGCCGACGCGTGGGTTCCCGAGTCGAGCGTCTGGGTCGACCGCATGGCCGCGACCGCGGCGTCGCTCGGCCAGACGGCCCCCGAGGTCGAGGTGGGCGAGCCGATCGCCTCCACGCCCGTGGTGCTGGCCGCCGCGGCCACGACGGCGGCCGAGGTCGCGAGCGAGCCGGTGACCTGGACGAGGGTGCTGGGCGGCGGCCTGCCGACGATCCTCCCCGATCCCGAAGCCTCCTCGGCGAGCCTCGCCGGCCTCATGGCGCTGCGCGGCCACTCCTCGCCCGACGACCCGCGGCAGTTCGCCGGGGCCATGATCGAGCTCGGCAAGACCATTCCCGCCTCGACGAGCGCCGCGTTCGGCGCGCTCGCGGCCAGCCAGCAGCCGAGCGTGGTGCTCACGACCGAGGCGCAGGTCGCCGACTACAACCTCGACGAGCCGGCGGAGACGCTCGTGGCGGCGTATCCCGCCGATGGCACGGTGCTCCTCGACTACCCGTTCGTGCAGCTGCCCGCCGCGGTCGACCCCGAGGGGACGGCGTCGGCCGACAGCACCGCGGCTGCCGCGGAGGCGCGCACGGAACTGCTCACGGCGTTCGCGGACGCGGCCCGGGCCGACACCGAGCGGCTCGCCGCCGCCGGGTTCCGCGCCGGCGACGGATCGGGCACGCTCGACATCCCCGGACTGGCCGTCGACGGCCCGGCCGCTGCGGCCGCGCAGCTCGACCCGGCCGCGCAGCTCGAGATCCTCCGCGCCTGGGCGGTGCTCACCCTGCGGTCGCGCATGCTCGCCGTCATCGACGTCTCGGGCTCCATGGAGGAGCCGGCCGAGAACGGCCTGCGCCGCATCGACATCTTCCAGCAGGCCGCCATCGGCGCCATGGAGAAGTTCTCGGGCGAGGTCGAGATGGGCGTGTGGGTCTTCTCGACCGCGCGCAACGGCGATCTCGACTACGAGGACCTCAGCCCGATCGCACCGCTGGCCGATCTCGCGCACAAGCAGGAGATCGCCGGGATCATCCAGTCGCTGCCGGCCCGACTCGGCGGCGCCACCGGCTTGTACGACACGACCCTCGCGGCGATGAAGCGGGTGCGCGAGACGTACGACCCCGAGAAGGTCAACTCGGTGCTGCTCATCACCGACGGCAAGAACGAGGACGAGAACGGCATCGACCTCGACACGCTGCTCGCCGAGCTCGCGAAGATGGACGATCCGGCCAAGCCGGTGCCGGTGATCATGATCGGCTTCGGCCCCGACACCGACCTGGCGGCGATGCAGCGCATCGCCCAGGCGACGAAGGGCGCGGCCTACTCCGCATCGCGGCCCGAAGACCTCAGCACGGTGCTCGTGGATGCGCTGTCGCAGCGCACCTGCCGCCCGAACTGCGGCTGA
- a CDS encoding carboxymuconolactone decarboxylase family protein, protein MTIIRAVPEDEAPEGVERYYAEDRAAFGHVATHTTAMAVNPAAYAAFRALTASTIESLGFRGFELVTLAAALGTGSRHCRLAHGQKSLKVFDESQLERIALDYTDAGLTDAEVEMMRFAEQLARDSAGMTDADSLRLREAGFSDRQIVDITVAAAARVYYGRALQALAVEVDVPPSLSEPLRNALLDGI, encoded by the coding sequence ATGACCATCATCAGGGCGGTCCCCGAGGACGAGGCCCCCGAGGGCGTGGAGCGCTACTACGCCGAGGATCGCGCGGCGTTCGGTCATGTCGCGACGCACACGACGGCGATGGCGGTGAACCCGGCGGCGTACGCGGCCTTCCGGGCACTCACGGCCTCGACGATCGAGTCACTGGGCTTCCGGGGATTCGAGCTCGTGACGCTCGCCGCGGCGCTCGGCACGGGCTCGCGTCACTGCCGTCTGGCCCACGGCCAGAAGTCGCTGAAGGTGTTCGACGAGTCCCAGCTCGAGCGCATCGCCCTCGACTACACCGATGCCGGCCTCACCGACGCCGAGGTGGAGATGATGCGCTTCGCGGAGCAGCTGGCCCGCGACTCGGCCGGCATGACCGACGCCGACAGCCTGCGTCTTCGAGAGGCCGGGTTCAGCGACCGCCAGATCGTCGACATCACCGTGGCCGCCGCGGCCCGCGTCTACTACGGGCGGGCCCTGCAGGCGCTCGCCGTCGAGGTGGACGTGCCACCGTCGCTCAGCGAGCCGCTCCGGAACGCCCTCCTCGACGGGATCTGA